A portion of the Shewanella sp. SNU WT4 genome contains these proteins:
- a CDS encoding DUF692 domain-containing protein, producing the protein MTSACAGLGLRREMLTEFCLSLPSAIDFLEVAPENWMTLGGKFGKQFRALTERHRFFCHGLSLSVGGPSPVDIEFVKGVKAFLDLHNIECYSEHLSYCSGAGHLYDLMPIPFTSEAVTHVAQRVKLIEDVLERPLILENVSFYAAPGAQMTEQEFVCQVLEEADCGLLLDVNNIYVNATNHGYNAQAFLAAMPTSRIRYLHVAGHYRQDADLIIDTHGADINAPVWQLLAQCYAIHGVFPTLLERDFNLPATCELVAEIEHIKFLQQQALSHRRSA; encoded by the coding sequence ATGACATCAGCATGCGCAGGATTAGGCTTAAGGCGGGAGATGCTAACTGAGTTTTGCCTGTCATTACCCAGCGCCATCGATTTCCTTGAGGTAGCACCAGAAAACTGGATGACGCTCGGGGGCAAATTTGGCAAGCAGTTTCGAGCGCTCACTGAACGTCATCGTTTTTTTTGCCACGGTTTATCTTTATCCGTCGGCGGACCTAGCCCTGTTGATATTGAATTTGTTAAAGGGGTGAAGGCGTTTTTAGACCTGCATAACATCGAGTGTTATTCCGAGCACTTAAGTTACTGTAGCGGAGCGGGTCATCTTTATGACTTAATGCCAATTCCATTTACCAGTGAAGCGGTAACTCATGTGGCGCAGCGGGTGAAGCTTATTGAAGATGTGTTGGAGCGGCCCTTAATCTTAGAAAATGTGTCTTTTTACGCAGCACCAGGCGCGCAAATGACTGAGCAAGAGTTTGTATGCCAGGTGTTAGAAGAGGCCGACTGCGGTTTACTGTTGGATGTTAATAACATCTATGTGAATGCCACTAATCATGGCTATAACGCGCAAGCATTTTTGGCGGCTATGCCCACCTCACGCATTCGCTACTTACATGTGGCAGGCCATTATCGGCAAGATGCAGATCTCATTATTGATACCCATGGCGCCGATATTAATGCGCCCGTATGGCAATTATTGGCGCAGTGTTATGCCATACATGGCGTATTTCCGACCTTGTTAGAGCGCGATTTTAATTTACCTGCCACATGTGAATTAGTGGCGGAAATTGAACATATCAAATTTTTACAGCAACAAGCCTTGAGTCACAGAAGGTCAGCGTAA
- a CDS encoding putative DNA-binding domain-containing protein, with translation MAFKHIQQTFIDYIKNPLEPLPVGTDARHMQVYRDLFYNNIYGFVSNAFPVLKSLYGPNDWGRVVDKFFQTHDCQSPIFVDIAGEFMHFLQQQDAKYLRFPFELELAHYEWQELVVAVASNEDSQNVLQADELAQYPMMLAGFTAVVSYQYPVHKISPDFLPQAVSTPAHNFCIYRDIDDEVQFLQLTPLAAQALFLLKQHSYDLRELSAAITALYPNIASDIIYSGLTALLTPIAAMGILRKTHAVN, from the coding sequence ATGGCATTTAAACACATTCAGCAAACCTTTATTGATTATATAAAAAATCCGCTGGAGCCTTTGCCTGTGGGCACTGATGCGCGCCACATGCAGGTATACCGCGATTTGTTTTATAACAATATTTATGGCTTTGTTTCCAATGCTTTTCCGGTATTAAAAAGCTTATATGGCCCGAATGATTGGGGCAGGGTAGTGGATAAGTTCTTTCAAACCCATGACTGCCAAAGCCCCATATTTGTAGATATCGCCGGTGAATTTATGCATTTTTTGCAACAGCAAGATGCCAAATATTTACGTTTTCCGTTTGAATTAGAACTTGCCCATTATGAGTGGCAAGAATTAGTGGTTGCAGTCGCTAGCAATGAAGATAGTCAAAATGTATTGCAGGCTGATGAATTAGCTCAGTATCCCATGATGCTCGCAGGCTTTACTGCGGTGGTGAGTTATCAATATCCAGTGCACAAAATTAGCCCAGATTTTTTACCCCAAGCGGTGTCAACGCCTGCCCATAATTTTTGCATTTATCGCGATATTGATGACGAAGTGCAGTTTTTGCAACTGACGCCGTTAGCGGCGCAGGCCTTATTTTTATTAAAACAACATAGCTATGATTTGCGCGAGTTGTCCGCAGCAATCACTGCTCTTTATCCCAATATAGCGAGTGATATCATCTATTCAGGCTTAACGGCGTTATTAACCCCTATCGCTGCTATGGGGATTTTGCGTAAAACTCATGCAGTTAACTAA
- a CDS encoding YbaN family protein: MIFKRGLLLFIGLLSLVLGFAGVFLPVLPTVPFILLSAYCFARSNQRLHDWLHRHPWFADGLQNWEQHKAMRPNLKRKAIMMSALSFMISIYFVPLLWVKVLLICCFCSLMLFIWRIPTLSESIDV, translated from the coding sequence ATGATTTTTAAGCGTGGATTATTGCTTTTTATCGGCTTGCTAAGCTTAGTTCTTGGTTTTGCTGGTGTATTTTTACCTGTATTGCCCACAGTTCCCTTTATTCTGTTATCAGCCTATTGCTTTGCTCGCTCGAATCAAAGATTGCACGATTGGTTGCACCGTCACCCATGGTTTGCTGATGGTCTGCAAAATTGGGAGCAACATAAAGCCATGCGTCCAAACTTAAAGCGTAAGGCGATAATGATGAGTGCTTTAAGTTTTATGATCAGCATTTACTTTGTTCCTTTGCTATGGGTTAAAGTTCTTTTAATATGTTGTTTTTGTTCGCTAATGTTATTCATTTGGCGTATCCCGACCTTAAGTGAATCTATAGATGTATAA
- a CDS encoding response regulator, whose amino-acid sequence MTFRILVVDDNRISRETLQTLLMHSGCQVDCVDNAIQALSKVGHVQYDLVITGFFMPVIDGPHLTGLLKTRHDLAHIPVIMLSTRSTSDVAAAMDMNLLSLFLRKPLNCDAKRLLLEHISTLIVATSGKAA is encoded by the coding sequence ATGACATTTAGAATACTTGTCGTCGATGACAATAGGATCAGTCGCGAAACTCTACAAACGTTATTAATGCACTCAGGTTGTCAAGTGGATTGTGTGGACAATGCTATTCAGGCCTTATCGAAAGTCGGCCATGTCCAATATGATTTAGTGATTACTGGATTTTTTATGCCAGTCATTGATGGCCCTCATTTGACCGGTTTGTTGAAAACCCGCCATGATTTAGCGCATATCCCCGTCATTATGCTAAGTACCCGCAGTACAAGTGATGTCGCCGCGGCTATGGATATGAACTTGTTGTCGTTGTTTTTACGCAAACCGTTAAATTGTGACGCTAAGCGGCTATTACTCGAACACATCAGCACACTCATAGTTGCAACGAGTGGCAAAGCGGCATAA
- the apt gene encoding adenine phosphoribosyltransferase: MAMNSESLAMIKQSIKTIPDYPKAGIMFRDVTSLLEDPKAYKATIAIMVEAYKDMGFTKIVGTEARGFLFGAPLALELNVGFVPVRKPGKLPRATIAESYELEYGHDTLEIHQDAIVAGDKVLVVDDLLATGGTIEATVKLIRRLGGEVTEAAFVISLPELGGEARLTALGLNILKLCEFDGE, from the coding sequence ATGGCAATGAATTCAGAAAGCCTGGCGATGATAAAGCAAAGCATTAAAACAATTCCAGATTATCCAAAAGCTGGGATCATGTTCCGTGACGTCACCAGTTTATTGGAAGACCCAAAGGCCTATAAGGCGACTATAGCTATTATGGTTGAAGCTTATAAAGACATGGGTTTTACCAAGATAGTAGGTACTGAAGCCCGCGGGTTTTTGTTTGGTGCTCCGTTAGCGCTTGAACTTAATGTTGGCTTTGTGCCAGTGCGTAAACCAGGCAAGTTACCTCGCGCAACTATCGCCGAAAGTTACGAATTAGAATACGGTCATGACACTTTAGAAATTCATCAAGATGCGATTGTTGCAGGTGATAAAGTGTTAGTGGTTGATGATTTATTAGCAACCGGCGGTACCATAGAAGCCACAGTTAAACTGATCCGTCGTTTAGGTGGTGAAGTGACTGAAGCTGCTTTTGTGATCTCATTACCTGAACTCGGTGGTGAAGCGCGTTTAACAGCGCTGGGTTTGAATATTCTCAAACTGTGTGAATTTGACGGCGAATAA
- the dnaX gene encoding DNA polymerase III subunit gamma/tau, with protein sequence MSYQVLARKWRPATFEQMVGQSHALQALTNALQQQRLHHAYLFTGTRGVGKTSLARLFAKGLNCETGITATPCGQCSSCIEIAQGRFVDLIEVDAASRTKVDDTRELLENVQYRPSRGRFKVYLIDEVHMLSRSSFNALLKTLEEPPEHVKFLLATTDPQKLPVTVLSRCLQFNLKSLGLDDILGQLQHVLTAESIPFDDGALRLIAKSANGSMRDALSLTDQAIAYGAGHVEQAQVQAMLGTLDAQHIQAMLAALIAGDSVTLLTLAAEALSYGGDAGEILRSLLEQLHQIALCQFAPACAQLSLTGEDLLPFTELLSPEQVQLYYQMLLQGRKDLPFAPDPRSGLEMALLRAMMFEPEPDPSGGQAIASSSAAPANKTPGAGKRAFSQLSQQLHQALVKPAATAHSTSASSTVSVATQAAAAITAPSVSLVAVEPVVASVVPSTPAEAQLQVSAQVNTQANVPAPLDVSHQAIGYDQNHDQNHKLHDELNGDAALLAEQALLISQAQSHGYQIDAGGHQSGAAQQAYCDAAPSQDEPALPEMGNDGLDGYALDHSSFNGYGNDASQFDDYQASFTEPAADNALESYGQSVELVVSQPTAQLTEPSAGFNPLDDILDQVLKSQAELLSTIAPQTTDSEPHTSALARVGDIKNSEGKSALTSGLLAGRNKAALQIPDAGSVSDDEAVQAANTNAPAIASPMANTVTNTITNSAATTARVLTPQEVEANRPPWEDAPVTANETAASAPSQVHLASANTVVASSATVATTPAPKVAPNTTQLSSTFAPTGDALDLHWYKQMSNIQVGGRVRQLAVNSICQQWSEDRVILLLKPDQKHLAAANAIEQLRDALAPILAAGLELVIDVGLDIGHETPRELRHRFHRQLLGQARDALLSDEQVQWMQTMLAASLDEDSLSYPGELLTAVAQQIPSLSAPVAKA encoded by the coding sequence ATGTCCTATCAGGTGTTAGCCAGAAAATGGCGCCCTGCCACCTTCGAGCAAATGGTTGGTCAGTCGCACGCATTACAAGCCCTGACAAATGCTTTGCAGCAACAACGTCTTCATCATGCTTACCTATTTACTGGCACCCGCGGTGTTGGCAAAACCAGTTTAGCGCGTCTGTTTGCTAAAGGGTTAAATTGCGAAACTGGGATCACAGCCACTCCTTGTGGACAATGCAGCAGTTGTATCGAAATCGCCCAAGGGCGCTTTGTTGACTTAATTGAAGTTGATGCTGCGTCACGCACTAAAGTCGATGACACTCGCGAACTCCTCGAAAACGTGCAATATCGCCCAAGTCGCGGCCGCTTTAAGGTCTACTTAATCGATGAAGTGCATATGCTGTCGCGCAGCAGTTTCAATGCCTTATTAAAAACTCTCGAAGAGCCGCCTGAGCACGTTAAATTTTTATTAGCAACGACAGATCCACAGAAATTACCTGTGACTGTATTATCGCGCTGCCTGCAATTTAACCTTAAAAGTCTGGGGTTAGATGATATTCTCGGGCAATTACAGCATGTATTAACGGCTGAAAGTATTCCGTTTGATGATGGCGCGCTGCGCCTTATCGCCAAATCTGCCAACGGCAGTATGCGTGATGCCTTAAGCCTTACCGATCAGGCCATAGCTTATGGCGCTGGCCATGTTGAACAAGCGCAAGTGCAAGCTATGCTTGGCACATTAGATGCGCAGCATATTCAAGCTATGCTGGCCGCGCTGATTGCAGGTGATTCAGTCACTTTATTAACCTTAGCCGCCGAAGCATTAAGTTATGGCGGTGACGCCGGTGAAATACTGCGCAGCCTGTTAGAGCAACTGCACCAAATAGCCTTGTGTCAATTTGCGCCTGCGTGCGCGCAGTTAAGTTTAACGGGTGAAGATTTATTGCCATTTACTGAGTTACTTAGCCCAGAGCAAGTGCAACTCTACTATCAAATGTTGCTGCAAGGCCGTAAAGATTTACCTTTCGCGCCGGACCCGCGCTCAGGGCTAGAAATGGCATTACTGCGCGCCATGATGTTTGAGCCTGAGCCCGACCCAAGTGGTGGACAGGCAATTGCAAGCTCATCCGCCGCGCCTGCAAATAAAACACCAGGCGCTGGTAAGCGAGCGTTTAGTCAATTATCGCAGCAATTGCATCAAGCACTGGTAAAGCCCGCAGCAACCGCTCATTCAACTAGCGCGTCGTCAACTGTATCAGTCGCTACTCAAGCCGCAGCAGCAATAACAGCGCCGAGTGTAAGCTTGGTAGCTGTTGAGCCTGTTGTAGCCTCAGTTGTGCCTTCAACTCCTGCGGAGGCGCAGTTGCAAGTTTCTGCGCAAGTAAATACACAAGCAAACGTACCGGCGCCATTAGATGTGAGTCATCAGGCTATTGGTTATGACCAAAATCATGACCAGAACCATAAACTGCATGATGAATTAAATGGTGATGCAGCATTATTGGCGGAACAAGCGTTACTCATTAGCCAAGCCCAATCCCATGGTTATCAAATTGACGCTGGTGGTCATCAATCGGGTGCGGCGCAGCAAGCGTATTGTGACGCTGCGCCTTCACAAGATGAACCAGCATTACCAGAAATGGGCAATGATGGACTCGATGGTTATGCCTTAGATCACTCATCTTTCAATGGCTATGGCAATGACGCCAGTCAGTTTGATGATTATCAAGCGAGTTTCACTGAACCTGCTGCTGATAACGCGCTCGAAAGTTATGGCCAAAGTGTTGAGCTAGTAGTATCGCAGCCAACAGCACAATTAACTGAGCCGAGCGCAGGCTTTAACCCATTAGATGACATTTTGGATCAAGTGCTTAAATCGCAAGCAGAATTGTTATCAACGATTGCCCCGCAGACCACGGACTCTGAGCCGCACACTAGTGCTTTGGCTAGGGTAGGTGATATAAAAAACTCTGAAGGTAAGTCGGCGTTAACATCGGGGCTGTTAGCTGGTCGCAACAAAGCGGCTTTGCAAATCCCTGACGCTGGCAGTGTTAGTGATGACGAGGCGGTTCAAGCGGCAAATACCAATGCGCCAGCTATTGCAAGCCCAATGGCGAACACTGTTACCAATACCATTACCAACAGTGCGGCAACTACGGCTCGTGTACTCACGCCCCAAGAAGTTGAGGCTAACCGTCCGCCATGGGAAGACGCGCCAGTAACAGCTAATGAAACTGCCGCGAGTGCTCCATCTCAGGTTCACTTAGCCAGTGCTAATACTGTTGTCGCATCTTCAGCAACCGTGGCAACGACTCCTGCGCCTAAGGTGGCACCGAATACCACTCAGTTAAGCTCTACATTTGCGCCGACCGGCGATGCTTTAGATTTGCATTGGTATAAGCAGATGTCGAATATTCAGGTGGGCGGGCGTGTGCGGCAATTGGCGGTCAATTCAATTTGCCAGCAGTGGTCTGAAGATAGAGTGATTTTGCTCCTTAAACCGGATCAAAAGCATTTAGCTGCGGCGAATGCCATCGAGCAACTAAGAGATGCATTAGCACCTATACTGGCAGCTGGCCTTGAATTAGTGATAGATGTGGGTCTTGATATTGGGCATGAAACTCCCAGAGAATTAAGGCATCGCTTTCATCGGCAGTTATTAGGCCAAGCGCGAGATGCGCTATTAAGTGATGAGCAAGTGCAATGGATGCAGACCATGTTAGCGGCAAGCTTAGATGAAGATTCTCTGAGTTATCCTGGCGAATTATTGACAGCGGTCGCGCAGCAAATTCCATCTTTAAGCGCTCCAGTGGCAAAAGCATGA
- a CDS encoding YbaB/EbfC family nucleoid-associated protein — MFGKGGMGNLMKQAQMMQDKMAKMQEEIARMEITGEAGAGLVKVTMTGSHNVRKVDIDPSLLEDDKEMLEDLIAAACNDAARRIEENQKSKMADVTGGMQLPPGMKLPF, encoded by the coding sequence ATGTTTGGAAAAGGCGGCATGGGTAACCTGATGAAACAGGCCCAAATGATGCAAGACAAAATGGCGAAGATGCAAGAAGAAATCGCCCGTATGGAAATTACTGGTGAAGCCGGTGCTGGTTTAGTTAAAGTCACTATGACGGGCTCGCACAATGTTCGTAAAGTGGACATAGATCCAAGCCTGCTTGAAGACGACAAAGAAATGTTAGAAGATTTAATTGCAGCAGCTTGTAATGATGCCGCTCGCCGTATCGAAGAAAATCAAAAGTCTAAAATGGCTGATGTCACTGGCGGTATGCAATTACCACCAGGCATGAAACTGCCATTCTAA
- the recR gene encoding recombination mediator RecR encodes MKFSPLVDELVQALKCLPGVGPKSAQRMAFSLLERNRNVGIALADTLAAAMRDVGHCRQCRNFTEQPTCPICASLKRGHAELVCVVETPADVLAIEAGGHFSGRYFVLLGHLSPLDGIGPQELGLALLEEQLAAGGVSELILATNPTVEGDATAHYIADIARRYNVMISRIAHGVPVGGELEYVDSTTLALSFTGRLPL; translated from the coding sequence ATGAAATTCAGTCCTCTGGTTGATGAATTAGTGCAAGCCTTGAAGTGTTTGCCTGGCGTTGGGCCAAAATCGGCTCAACGTATGGCCTTTTCTTTGCTTGAGCGTAATCGCAATGTAGGTATTGCCTTGGCTGATACATTGGCTGCGGCAATGCGTGATGTTGGCCATTGTCGTCAATGCCGCAATTTTACCGAGCAACCAACCTGCCCGATTTGCGCGAGTCTAAAGCGCGGCCACGCCGAATTAGTGTGCGTGGTGGAAACGCCTGCCGATGTGCTTGCCATTGAAGCGGGTGGTCATTTCTCTGGCCGCTATTTTGTATTGCTGGGGCATTTATCCCCCCTTGATGGCATTGGTCCGCAAGAGCTAGGTTTGGCCCTGCTTGAAGAGCAATTAGCTGCGGGTGGGGTGAGCGAATTAATTTTGGCGACCAATCCGACCGTGGAAGGGGATGCGACCGCTCATTACATTGCCGATATTGCCAGACGCTATAACGTGATGATTTCCCGTATTGCCCATGGTGTCCCCGTTGGTGGTGAGCTTGAGTATGTTGATAGTACGACTTTAGCCTTGTCTTTCACCGGCCGCTTACCTTTGTAA
- the htpG gene encoding molecular chaperone HtpG has product MSKQETLGFQTEVKQLLKLMIHSLYSNKEIFLRELISNAADAADKLRYLALTNDTLYEGNGELRVRVSTNKELGTVTIEDNGIGMNRDSVIEHLGTIAKSGTSEFFSHLSGDAAKDSQLIGQFGVGFYSAFIVADKVTVTSRAAGDSKDKGVQWQSCGEGDFTVEDIEKAERGTKIVLHLRDDDKEFADDYRLRSIITKYSDHISIPVEMWEEGTAEREEDGETIPAVAGAWKVMNKASALWLRSKSEVTDEEYQEFYKYLSHDFSDALTWAHNKVEGNQEYTSLLYIPAKAPWDMWNRDRKHGLKLFVQRVFIMDDAEQFMPSYLRFVQGLLDSNDLPLNVSREILQDSKVTRNLRNALTKRVLSLLEKLAKDDSDKYQQFWSEFGQVLKEGPAEDFANREKVAGLLRFASTHNDSAAQTVSLDDYIARMKDGQKHIYYIVADSYAAAANSPHLELLRKKGIEVLLMSERIDEWLVNHLHDYKEKSLHSVSQGDLDLGELEDAEEKQAQEQLAENSKDLIERVKAALGQQVKDVKVTTRLTDTPACVVAGEGEMSSQMIKLMQAAGQAVPESKPTFEINPNHPLVARLITMQDEQAFSDWSELLLQQALLSEKGSLADPSSFIKLMNQMLLRQD; this is encoded by the coding sequence ATGTCTAAACAAGAAACACTAGGTTTTCAAACAGAAGTTAAGCAACTTTTGAAATTGATGATCCACTCTTTGTATTCCAATAAAGAAATTTTTCTGCGTGAATTGATCTCAAACGCTGCAGATGCCGCCGATAAATTACGTTATTTGGCGCTGACCAATGACACGCTTTATGAAGGCAATGGTGAACTGCGAGTGCGTGTCAGCACAAATAAAGAGCTGGGCACTGTGACCATTGAAGACAATGGCATCGGCATGAACCGCGACAGCGTGATTGAGCACTTAGGTACTATTGCTAAATCAGGGACTTCTGAGTTCTTTAGCCACTTATCAGGTGATGCTGCCAAAGATTCACAACTGATTGGTCAATTTGGTGTGGGCTTTTATTCAGCCTTTATCGTTGCCGATAAAGTGACAGTCACTAGCCGCGCGGCCGGCGACAGCAAAGATAAAGGCGTGCAGTGGCAGTCTTGTGGTGAAGGTGATTTCACCGTTGAAGATATCGAAAAAGCGGAACGTGGCACTAAAATCGTACTGCATTTACGTGATGATGATAAAGAATTTGCTGATGACTATCGTCTGCGTTCTATCATCACTAAGTATTCTGATCATATCTCTATCCCAGTTGAAATGTGGGAAGAGGGCACTGCTGAACGTGAAGAAGACGGTGAAACCATTCCAGCCGTTGCTGGTGCTTGGAAAGTTATGAACAAGGCATCAGCACTGTGGCTGCGTAGCAAGTCAGAAGTGACGGATGAAGAATACCAAGAGTTCTACAAGTACTTATCCCATGACTTTAGCGATGCGTTAACTTGGGCGCATAACAAGGTTGAGGGTAATCAAGAATACACTAGCTTGTTATACATACCAGCCAAAGCGCCATGGGATATGTGGAACCGCGATCGTAAGCACGGCTTAAAATTGTTTGTGCAGCGTGTGTTCATCATGGATGACGCTGAGCAATTTATGCCATCTTATCTGCGCTTCGTGCAAGGCTTACTGGATTCTAACGATTTACCGCTTAACGTTTCCCGTGAAATTCTGCAAGACAGCAAGGTTACCCGTAATTTACGTAATGCGTTAACTAAGCGCGTTCTGAGCCTGCTTGAAAAGTTAGCTAAAGATGATAGCGATAAGTATCAGCAGTTCTGGAGCGAATTTGGTCAGGTGCTAAAAGAAGGCCCGGCGGAAGATTTTGCTAACCGTGAAAAAGTCGCTGGCTTATTACGTTTTGCATCGACCCATAACGATAGTGCCGCGCAAACAGTGTCTTTAGATGACTATATTGCCCGTATGAAAGATGGCCAAAAGCACATTTATTACATAGTGGCTGATAGCTACGCTGCTGCGGCGAATAGCCCACACTTAGAATTGCTGCGTAAAAAAGGCATTGAAGTTTTATTAATGTCTGAACGTATCGACGAGTGGTTGGTTAATCATCTGCATGATTATAAAGAAAAATCACTGCACAGTGTTAGCCAAGGTGACTTAGATTTAGGCGAACTTGAAGATGCTGAAGAAAAGCAAGCCCAAGAGCAGTTAGCTGAAAACAGCAAAGACTTGATTGAGCGCGTAAAAGCCGCCTTAGGTCAGCAAGTTAAAGACGTTAAAGTCACCACGCGTTTGACCGATACACCGGCGTGCGTTGTGGCTGGTGAAGGCGAAATGTCATCGCAAATGATTAAGTTGATGCAAGCTGCCGGTCAAGCCGTGCCAGAATCTAAGCCAACCTTTGAGATTAACCCTAACCATCCATTGGTGGCGCGTTTAATCACTATGCAAGATGAACAAGCCTTTAGCGATTGGAGTGAGTTGTTACTGCAACAAGCTCTGTTATCTGAAAAAGGTTCGCTGGCCGATCCATCCAGCTTTATCAAGCTGATGAATCAAATGTTACTGCGTCAAGATTAA
- a CDS encoding tetratricopeptide repeat protein, translating into MNGIIDLTKENIQQVVDASMQQLVVLAFWSPSEPASLAVLEQLAQEQARGFLLAKVNCDTEMEIAGYFRIQALPTLMLLQQGQPIDALMAPMSGEMISAVLDKHVKPLWQHQLAQAMAMLQADDASLLPQAQMLLKSAQAAHPCDEISLALADVYLQLQDASAAQTLLATVGLAGQDGYYANLMAKLNLAKESADSPEIRSLEAAFEQTPDDIIVRQALAKAYHQVHRDEEALALLFEQLRRDLNVGDGSLKKTFMEIITALGQGSSIANQYRRKLYSLLY; encoded by the coding sequence ATGAATGGCATAATTGATTTAACTAAAGAGAACATTCAGCAAGTCGTTGATGCCTCAATGCAACAGTTAGTAGTGTTAGCTTTTTGGTCACCGTCTGAGCCTGCAAGTTTGGCTGTGTTAGAACAACTGGCACAAGAACAAGCGCGCGGTTTTTTACTGGCCAAAGTAAACTGCGACACTGAAATGGAGATCGCGGGCTATTTTCGTATACAAGCCTTACCTACCTTGATGTTATTGCAACAAGGTCAGCCGATAGATGCGCTAATGGCACCTATGTCGGGCGAAATGATAAGCGCTGTACTCGACAAACACGTTAAGCCGTTATGGCAACATCAATTGGCGCAAGCCATGGCTATGTTGCAAGCCGATGACGCCAGCTTATTGCCACAAGCGCAAATGTTACTAAAAAGCGCGCAAGCAGCCCATCCTTGCGATGAAATTAGTTTGGCCTTGGCTGATGTGTACTTGCAGTTGCAAGACGCGAGCGCGGCGCAAACGTTATTAGCGACTGTCGGTCTAGCCGGGCAAGATGGCTATTATGCCAATTTAATGGCCAAGCTTAATTTGGCTAAAGAGTCAGCCGACAGCCCAGAGATTCGTTCATTAGAAGCGGCATTTGAGCAGACGCCTGATGATATCATCGTGCGCCAAGCGTTAGCTAAGGCCTATCATCAAGTGCATCGTGATGAAGAAGCGTTAGCGCTGTTATTTGAACAGCTGCGCCGTGACCTCAATGTTGGTGATGGTAGCTTGAAAAAAACCT